A region of the Salvelinus alpinus chromosome 24, SLU_Salpinus.1, whole genome shotgun sequence genome:
TTCTTGCTAAATATGTGAACATTTTAAAATCAAACCATTATATTCATCTGACTACCCACAATAAATcgtattgtgtgcatgtaaccgtacTCATTATATAGAAAGAATATGGAACATCTGCAGGGAAGCACAGAACTGGGATAATCTGATGGTAAACGGTGTTGGTGACTGGCCACATGTAGCAGAAGCAAGTCATATCGAGAGACTTACAAAACTGTGGTACATATACagaacataacacaacccaccacAAGGGTCCCGCTATCACCACCACAATCTACACTTCACCACTGAAAAAGCAAGAGGAGTTACGAGTTTATTGGTTTGATAAGAGGGGTAACTGGACCAAGTGTAACATTGTACAGTACATACGTCAACGTAAACTGCTGTTTGAATAGAATTGCTTGAAAAATAACATTGTGTCCCACACCGTAAAGCCTAGGCCTTTGGTACGTTTATAACAATAACTGGTGCTGTAAGCACAGAACGACATTGAGGTCAGATCATCAAGTAGACGCTAGGATGAGATAAAGAAGAATTGGACAGCAAAGAAATCATAAAAGGAAACCAGAAAGTGCACAGAGCACAACATTCTAAATTTAGAAACCCCTACTCCCAGTGCAAATACACTTCCTGAAAGAGCATTGTGATTTCTGACATCACTGTCTAACCCCACTTTACCCCATTCTAAAGAAGCTGGAATCTTTCAGAGTGAATGTAAGAGaaaatgtgtgtatgtatataataGATAGAGGGTGTATATATTTTAGTGTGGCAGCTCGTGGGGCATCAGTTTGTAGTGGGAGCCACAGGAGGGACAGCGCTGAGCCTCGCCCTGATGAAGCCAGAACCACACCACTGCTGTGTTATCCTCCTCacctagagatggagagaggggaaggggagagagggagaggagaggcagagagagtgttTGAAGGAGAGATTAGATATGAGCAGAGACTACAACAATCAGACAGCCAAGACAAATGAGAGTGGAATGGCTTCTGGCAACAGAAAGCTACCAGACAGCTGTTGAAAGACTAATATGAAGCCAGTCACGTACAGACACAGCCCACAATCCTCTTTGTGGTGATGGAGGGCACCAGATGAGGGTCAGCCTTGGAGCCCGCATACTCCTTGGGTTTCAGCATGCTGTAGGGGTCCTGGAAGGAATTCAAACAAGGCAGGTTCAGTAATAGACTTATACAGTATGAGAGAGTGAACTACAATAAGGGCAAAGCCCACTAAGAAACCTTGTAATGATCTTAGCTAAGTTAGCCAAGTAACATCAAATCAtattttgtcacatgcttcgtaaaacaggtgtagactaagtGAAATGCTTAAATTACCATCGCCTTCTCAATGCAGAGAAAAATAAGAGGAATACACAATAAGTAACGATAACTTAGCTATatacacacagggtaccagtacagagtcaatgtgcaggggtccGAGGTAATCAAGGTAGATACAAAAGTATCCTTCAAactagtggattcggctatttcagccacacccgttgctgacaggtgtatacaatttacatttaagtcatttagcagacgctcttatccagagcgacttacaaattggaaagttcatacatattcatcctggtccccccgtggggaatgaacccacaaccctggcgttgcaagcaccatgctctaccaactgagccacacgggaccacaatcaagcacacagccaccCAATCTCCATAGGACAAACTTTGaccgtagaatggccttactgaagaactgactttcaacgtggcaccgtcatagtatgccaccttttcaacaagtcagtttgacaaatatctgccctgctagagatgtcccggtcaactgtaagtgctgttattgtgaagtggaaacgtctaggagcaaaaatggctcagccgcaaagtggtagccCACACTAGCTtgttctctggagtgaggaaTCACGCTTCATCAGCTggcagtgatgtggacaccgaggaacttgaagctctcaacatgctccactacagcctcgtcgatgtggatgggggcgtgctcggccatccgtttcctgtagtccatgatcagctcctttgtcttgctgacattaaGGGAGATGTACAGTGAGGGgggaaaagtatttgatcccctgctgattttgtacgttttcCCACTAACAAAGAAATGATCAGCCTATAATTTTAAcagtaggtttatttgaacattcAGCTTAAAATGTTGAAAAGCTATTATgtgatttcttcacattttaagcgcagcaatgcgcacatggtagtaggctataagcctataaggtcaacttttgtactattagggatagtagattgacataggctttGCTTTTCGTTAGggctactcatcttgttggctgatgaaaattAGGCTAAATATGGAAACCTCTAACATTTTCAATATGGGCGTCGGAATTTAATTGCATTGTAGCCGACTTATGAGTTGAAATGCATTGGTTCCAATCTGAAGGAGCCAAGTGAATGAGGGGCTTCGGAGCACGGCAGCCGGGAATtacaattattatattcagcccaaggccacaaaaggcatggatttttttagagGGCATTACGGTCACACAAGGGGGATGCTGCCGGGAAATTCAAGGGTCGGTGAaaatattatcaagtgcttgtcaaattgtgaatgagtgtgATGGTGTGCAGCTCAACACAGAACAGCTGCATGTGCGCACTTCCTttgaaatcgtttggagaaaatatcctttctattttattcagctatgttcaattgtatccCTCATACTATAAACTTAAAAATgtatgccatggaattctaagcaaatcttgtctgctaaattaactccCGTAGCCGACAGCCATGTGGCATAGCcatatcagggcctaacataaggacaactccgcatgctattctgttcttctgaaatgtactacattttcttcaaattatgtttctttagacctgtgtaaaataatggatttattgtgatggtgtagaatatTTGACATCGATTTATTagttttaaatgtagatgttccaaaaagGTCTGTGTCAGTAGCTTGTAGGCTATGCATGGAAGCCAGGAGATactaaacatgtttatgttaattaacggtcaattaccgtgagacaatcaccggctgacaaaagtgtgtgaccgccacagccctagccctgcaacatctgacgagcatcagagccggcgtagtaagattcaatcttagtcctgtgtaGACACTGTCTGTTTGATGGCTCTGAGgtcgtagcaggatttcttataagcggtCGGATTAGTGTCCCTctacttgaaagcggcagctcttgaCTTCAGCTCAAGGCAGATgtggcctgtaatccatggcttctggttgggatatgtacgtacggtcaccggGGACGACGCCGTTGATGCACTTAAAACCCTTAGCCTATAAACTTACACAGCCCCATGGaaatctaagtaacataaaatccccatcaaaatttGTCtgttaagctagagatatgttgtttttgcatgggctgcgtctcaatccaaaACATCCACTGATATCGCCCTTTCCGGTGAAAGATGGCAGAGCTTGAGCGATCTTCTCACAAAAATGTCTGTAGTGtccaaacggtttggcctacaaagtGTAATGACCACGACTGAACCACTTTagctctaggatgcccacaaaCCTCATGatggttaaaaaaaaagaagtataTAATGAGAtattttaggcactaaactaaggggataaatacatgtaaaaaaaaatatatataataataatcctgatctttcttatacaTCTCTCATATATaggacacttcagaacaaacttcctttggaTTTTTTGGGGGACTTATTCAAcgcgtttctattggctaatagcagtaatgccaaattcaatgtttcatccaaTAATTTATATCTTTATACCTTAAGGAGTCTTAAAATTAAAACCGATCCTTGGTAAGACCAAAACAAATCCATATTTTAGCTTACAACAACCCCCCCAGCTTAGACTTGAGGgttaatgaagccagtgacttaTCTTGTAAACTCTTCAATGTTTTCAGATGAATCACAGAACATATTCGTCTGTTAGCGAAAGTCCTGTAGCTTAACAGCCGCTTCATGTGACCACTTTTGTATTGAGCGTTTCACTGGTAATTCCTGTCTGAGTTTTTGCTTATAAGCAGAAAAcgagaggatagagttatggtcaggtTTTCCAAATGGCGTGCGAGagctttgtatgagtctctgtgtggagtaaagttgATCTAGAGTTGTTTCACCGCTAGTTGTACAGgttacatgctggtagaaatgagctaaaaaaaaatgatttcagTTTTTCTTcaattaaaatcaccggccaccaGGACAGAGTTCTGGTTAGATTTTCCAAAGGGAGGCAAATATCAGACCAGGGCAAATgctgacagacagagagccagatgGGAAAATGAGAAAGAGTCTAAGATTACTGTCAAACTGATAGAGTGTGACCTAGCTGCCAAACTGACACTTGACAAAATACCAGCCGTTTTACCTCAACACAAGCCCTTAACTCAAATTCCATTGCATTACATTGGGCCATTGGACGTCCCCTTTAGCCTTTTTTAATTTATTTGATTGAATatccgaaacatacaatatacttgcagtgaagccgctcaacaactacacaccagtcatccaacagactcccatttaGAGtgacacagaagcatccagggtcaatgccctgctcaggggcacattgacagatctcccaccagccCAAAAAACATGAACCCGAACTCGCCAAGATTCCCCCCTACAGTTTCCCAATAGCTGTCCATCAACCATCCGAGACCACTCCCACAGTCCCCACCCCaagaagaaaaaataaaaatacaaataattccATTCCCCATTTCTAAGAaccccccccaatgcaccaacaaaatGAAAGAGGAAAAAGAGAAGAAAAACAACAGAATGCaaagaaatttaaaaaataaaggacatcaaggacaactaatcagaacagcaatgccaactaaatatgtttgagtgcatgtctggcactattacgtGTGTGTCCGTGTATTTGAATTGGAGTGTGTATGTACAAACAcatgcacggcatcagcctcaggcaaacctgcattagctgtaaaaacactgccccgCAATGTAATTTAAAACATACTTTTTATTCTGTTTTATTCTTtactttgaccatcattctctcacgcacagcaactccactcccatctatctctgctggccaccctctttgGATTTCTACAGAAGTcgcaagtttacatacatcttacatttacatttaagtcatttagcagacgctcttatccagagcgacttacaaattggaaagttcatacatattcatcctggtccccccgtgggaattgaacccacaaccctggcgttgcaagcgccatgctctaccaactgagccacacgggaccatcttagacaaatacatttaaatgcagtgtcacaatttctgacatttaatcctagtaaaaatcccctgtcttcggtcagttaggatcaccactttactttaagaatgtgaaatgtcagaataatagtagagagaattatttatttcagctttttttctttcatcacattcccaatgggtcagaagtttacatacactcaattagtatttgatagtaTTGCCTggcttttttgttgttttgaagcagtggcttctaccttgctgagcggcctttcaggttgtgtcgatgtaggactcgttttactgtgaatatagatacttttgtacccgtttcctccagcatcctcacaaggtcctttgctgttgttctgggattgatttgcacttttcacacaagtatattaatctctaggagaccgaacgagtctccttcctgagcggtatgatggctgcgtgttcccatggtgttactacttgcgtactattgtttatacagatgaacatggtaccttcaggcatttggaaattgctcccaaggatgaaccagaattgtggaggtctacaatttttttctgaggtcttggctgatttcttttgattttcccataatgtcaagcaaagagggactgattttgaaggtaggccttaaaatacatccacaggtacacctccaattgactcaaatgatgtcaattagcctatcagaagattctaaagcaatgacattttTTGGGCAgccagaccagttccctaccccCTCCCGCTGCtgcctccatttttggggtaatgctgtaatctaTTGGTTgcactcttggattgagcagaccttctcGTACAATTCTggtaactccatgaaggacataactctaccatcccaatatcatttaagaacaaaaataccctttcccataaatacaggtattttatcaaccagcacatttgagttcagccataatatttgtgcTCTCTTTtaagggggatgaaattgaaattgtagccagcgctgcaatgcttgtttgaaaaagagataCTTTTTTCAAAATATCTTTTTCAATCAATAGAACATGAGCCAAAAAGGCAcattttaaacaatggatgagcttttcttagtattctacttgagaaccatttagggttcaagtaaaacttttgaataagtgaagcttttagagaaaGGTTTAGTGCTttcatatttaataatctcaacccacccaatacatattcattatatagataggcacgctTTATTTTGTCtcgtttagcgtcccagataaagctaaatttgttttgctcatatgatttgaaaaacgaatcatcaggagtaggcagcaccataagtgagtaaactgatatgactaaggagttatcAGGGCAATTTCTCCAtaaagacaggtatttacctctccatggttgcaggatctcatctatttttacaagttttctattgaaattcattgtggagagctaatttttatattttgtgatatgaataacAAGTATGTCTATTTCagcatcagcccattttataggtaaactgcatggtaatgtaaaagttgtatttttttaaagatccaatacataatattgtacacttctcaattaggttttagtccagaaaagttatctagatcttcaatgagacattgcagggatctagcttgcggacttaatataaaaGTCGTGAGTCGTCAGCATatatggacacctttgtttttaagccttggatttctaatcctctaatgttattggatctgattttaatagctaacatttcgatggccataatgaATAGATatgtgacagcggacacccttgttaAACTCCTCTTTACAATTCaaaactctgagaagtagccattatctactattttacacctggggttgctatacattattaTTACCCATTTTCTAAGAGAATCGCCTAAATTGAAagaaatccaggcatttataaataaaatccagtcttactttatcaaatgccttttcaaaatccgctataaataccaggcATGGTGtcttagatgtttcatgatgttctattatttctagtagttgtcgtatctccaatgtatcatccatgtaaaaaaaaataataataaaaaaaaagtctgatcaggatgaacaatacctggtaaaaccctttaaaaaaaattctgagtgctatgcatttcgctagtatttttgcatcacaacattgaagtttaaggggcctccagttttttttttttgatagacggcaaatataaagacccagtctgTGTCTTGTTTTAATAGAGAAATCaaaccttcctgctgagtacctgacagactaccatttcaataggagtagttaaaacaaagctaacaaaaatgtagcttttagTACATCAAAAAAtgcttgatatacctctaccagcatgccatcaagccctggggtttttaCAGACAAAGGATTTAATGGCCTCAACAAGTTATTCCTCtaatttggccttcgcactgatctttctgtacatttgttaattttccattttttatattatttggaaagaattccttaccgtaatcttcattcagtgggagaaaatgagacggaaaagagaacatctgcctaaaatattTAGCTTCCTCTTAAAATATAATTCGGAGAATCATAGTTGACTCCgttttcccttgttagtcttgtctctttagACAGAAACTGCTTTTTTAAATGATTGATACATATGGAATTGAATGACCTCTGGGTACATTTAAAAAGGTTTCCTAAACAATACGGGGATTGCTTAACCtattataaattattttgtcttattTCTAACTAATTTttcctccagtaaactttgattaaatttccaatatccccgcGCACGTGGAAATTCTATAAGAGTTATGAGaaggccaattagatgatgatccgatcgcattctgtctcctattaaaaaACTTTAATGGAAAATAGAAAGAGACAAGAAACTAGCTCGATTAAGTCTACTCTATCGTGCATTTTTTAGTCTACAAATAtacactatttctaatgtgtccataatatttgtgatttcctgaAGGGCACGGCAATGACAGTTTATAGAGTGacttcctttacggtccattgtgGTACTTAACactgttatagtctcctaccataatgatttgaccatttgttgcctgtaagttcaataaattggttTAAATGTTTTCGAAGTagtatggatcatcctgatttggaccatctagattaatgagccaa
Encoded here:
- the LOC139552141 gene encoding cytochrome c oxidase subunit 5B, mitochondrial-like; translation: MAARLLLRSSIRAATTCRAAPFPILTRGMAAGGIPTDEEQATGLEKIVMKAAQQGADPYSMLKPKEYAGSKADPHLVPSITTKRIVGCVCEEDNTAVVWFWLHQGEAQRCPSCGSHYKLMPHELPH